The following coding sequences are from one Streptomyces sp. NBC_01485 window:
- a CDS encoding response regulator transcription factor: MIRVLVADDEALMRAGIRLILENADDIEVVAEAGDGREAAAACRAQDIDVALLDIQMPSRDGIAAAEDIARLSPRTCVVMLTAFGEEASVTRALRAGASGFLLKDTGPAELIRAVQLAAKGEPVLAPRITRQLLERHVRSGRDTEAALHRTEELTPTERDVLRLLGTGLSNAEIADQLYLSAGTVKAHISRILTRTGCANRVQAAVLAHDAGLLHDR; encoded by the coding sequence ATGATCCGAGTCCTGGTCGCCGACGACGAGGCGCTGATGCGCGCGGGAATCCGGCTGATCCTGGAGAACGCCGACGACATCGAGGTGGTCGCCGAGGCGGGCGACGGCCGCGAGGCCGCCGCGGCATGCCGCGCACAGGACATCGACGTCGCCCTGCTCGACATCCAGATGCCGTCCAGGGACGGAATCGCCGCCGCCGAGGACATCGCCCGCCTCTCGCCCCGCACCTGTGTCGTGATGCTGACGGCGTTCGGCGAGGAAGCGAGCGTGACGCGCGCCCTGCGGGCCGGGGCGAGTGGTTTCCTCCTCAAGGACACCGGTCCCGCCGAGCTGATCCGCGCCGTGCAACTCGCCGCGAAGGGTGAGCCGGTACTGGCCCCCCGGATCACCCGGCAGCTACTGGAACGGCACGTGCGGTCCGGCCGCGACACCGAGGCCGCCCTGCACAGGACCGAGGAACTGACCCCGACCGAACGGGATGTCCTGCGACTGCTCGGGACGGGCCTGTCCAACGCGGAGATCGCCGATCAGCTGTATCTGAGCGCCGGCACGGTCAAGGCGCACATCAGCCGGATCCTCACCCGCACCGGCTGCGCCAACCGCGTACAGGCCGCCGTCCTCGCACACGACGCCGGGCTGCTCCACGACCGTTGA
- a CDS encoding sensor histidine kinase — MSQASEDTRLSRPSVRLRHALTGVPRWTRHEVAASWAAVRAAERRTVVVESVVCALAAAFCLTPLLLAPPHRPSAAVLEALWAALLVPARRGRPIAAIVGSAPLVVGDNAWTLAVVPLVVLSATRRIGPPRRAWQLVAVACAAVGVLTVARALVLPEDLPSELADNAVSAILLLLLPALAGTLLGRRRPLVSLLRERNAYLEQARTLTAAAARMEERTRIAGEMHDLLGHRLSLISVHAGALELAAARKAPALAGQAELLRTTAGTAMEELREILGVLRYEDMTDPMGRTGDETGTRADITSLVTESRRTGSLVELDWSVPDTADVELRTRQAIHRVVREALTNVLKHASGAPTTVVVRGTGSGIEVSVTNEAPRAAGRSQGGNHSGLAGCQERISLLGGTFEAGALPNGGFRMAAWLPTRGSGPAKLSALPGAAAEPLPDTARFHRDGVEPRGARAPLPDEILTWPRVLGSGCLALLVVLPTIAFLVVLLANAVLR; from the coding sequence ATGAGTCAGGCGTCCGAAGACACGCGGCTGTCGCGCCCGTCCGTACGGCTGAGGCACGCGCTGACCGGTGTGCCACGGTGGACGCGCCATGAGGTGGCCGCGAGCTGGGCCGCGGTGCGGGCCGCCGAACGCCGTACGGTCGTCGTCGAGTCGGTCGTCTGCGCCCTGGCGGCGGCCTTCTGTCTGACACCGCTGCTGCTGGCGCCCCCGCATCGGCCGTCGGCGGCCGTTCTGGAGGCGTTGTGGGCGGCCCTGCTCGTCCCCGCTCGGCGCGGCCGGCCGATCGCCGCGATCGTGGGGTCCGCTCCGCTGGTCGTGGGTGACAACGCGTGGACGCTGGCGGTGGTGCCGCTGGTCGTCCTGTCCGCCACCCGTCGTATCGGGCCGCCGCGGCGGGCGTGGCAGCTCGTCGCGGTGGCGTGCGCCGCCGTCGGTGTCCTGACCGTCGCCCGTGCCCTGGTCCTGCCCGAGGACCTGCCTTCGGAACTGGCCGACAACGCGGTCTCGGCGATTCTGCTGCTTCTGCTTCCCGCCCTGGCAGGAACCTTGTTGGGGCGGCGGCGACCCCTGGTCAGCCTGCTGCGGGAGCGCAACGCCTATCTGGAACAGGCCCGCACGCTGACCGCCGCGGCGGCCCGGATGGAGGAACGGACTCGGATCGCGGGAGAGATGCACGATCTCCTGGGCCACCGGCTGAGCCTGATCTCGGTGCACGCCGGGGCGCTGGAACTCGCCGCCGCGCGGAAGGCACCCGCCCTCGCCGGGCAGGCCGAGCTCCTGCGTACGACCGCCGGTACGGCCATGGAGGAACTGCGCGAGATCCTCGGCGTCCTGCGGTACGAGGACATGACGGACCCGATGGGCAGGACCGGAGACGAGACGGGTACGCGTGCGGACATCACCTCTCTGGTGACGGAATCCCGGCGGACAGGCAGCCTCGTCGAGCTGGACTGGTCCGTCCCCGACACGGCCGATGTGGAGCTCCGAACGCGTCAGGCGATCCACCGAGTGGTCCGGGAAGCGCTGACGAACGTGCTGAAGCACGCGTCCGGCGCGCCGACCACGGTGGTGGTCAGGGGCACGGGCAGCGGGATCGAGGTGTCCGTCACCAACGAGGCGCCCCGCGCGGCGGGCCGCTCCCAAGGGGGAAACCACAGCGGGCTGGCCGGCTGCCAGGAGCGGATCTCGCTGCTCGGCGGCACGTTCGAGGCCGGCGCCCTGCCGAACGGTGGTTTCCGCATGGCGGCCTGGCTGCCGACTCGCGGCAGCGGCCCCGCGAAACTGTCCGCGCTCCCCGGAGCCGCTGCCGAACCCCTTCCGGACACGGCCCGCTTCCATCGCGACGGCGTCGAACCGAGAGGAGCGCGGGCCCCGCTGCCGGACGAGATCCTGACCTGGCCGCGAGTCCTGGGATCGGGCTGCCTGGCGCTGCTCGTGGTCCTGCCGACGATCGCCTTCCTGGTCGTACTGCTGGCGAACGCGGTCCTAAGATGA
- a CDS encoding RNA-guided endonuclease InsQ/TnpB family protein translates to MTANHAKRAFKYRFYPTDAQVAELSRTFGCVRKVYNLALAARTEAWARQERVNYNATSAMLTAWKKTEELAFLGDVSSVPLQQTLRHLQTAFTNFFARRAKYPRFKSRKKSRKSAEYTTSGFRFRDGKLTLAKMTDPLGIVWSRPLPDRAKPSTVTVSQDAAGRWFVSLLCDDPSVQPLPATDSAVGIDVGLTHLLTLSTGEKIANPRHERRDRTRLARAQRSLAHKAKGDGANRRKARTRVAKIHARITDRRRDHLHKLTTRLVRENQTLVIEDLTVRNMVRNRRLARAISDAAWAQFRSLLEYKAAWYGREVIAVDRFFPSSKLCSACGALAERMPLSVRAWTCDNCGTAHDRDVNAANNLLAAGLAVTVCGAGVRPQRSTPGGQSATKQKTPRREP, encoded by the coding sequence GTGACCGCGAACCATGCGAAGCGGGCGTTCAAGTACCGCTTCTATCCGACCGATGCGCAGGTAGCCGAGCTGTCGCGCACGTTCGGTTGCGTGCGGAAGGTCTACAACCTGGCGCTCGCCGCCCGTACCGAGGCGTGGGCGCGGCAGGAGCGGGTCAACTACAACGCCACGTCGGCGATGCTGACGGCATGGAAGAAGACCGAGGAGCTGGCGTTTCTGGGCGACGTGTCGTCGGTGCCGTTGCAGCAGACGCTGCGGCACTTGCAGACCGCGTTCACCAACTTCTTCGCCAGGCGGGCGAAGTACCCGCGCTTCAAGTCGCGGAAGAAGTCGCGCAAGTCGGCGGAGTACACCACCAGTGGGTTCCGCTTCCGTGACGGGAAGCTGACTCTGGCGAAGATGACCGACCCCCTGGGCATCGTCTGGTCCCGTCCCCTCCCTGACAGGGCGAAGCCGTCCACGGTGACCGTTTCCCAGGACGCGGCGGGACGCTGGTTCGTCTCGTTGCTGTGTGACGACCCGTCCGTCCAGCCCCTCCCCGCCACCGACAGCGCGGTCGGAATCGACGTCGGCCTGACACATCTCCTGACCCTCTCCACCGGGGAGAAGATCGCCAACCCCCGGCACGAGCGCCGGGACCGCACCCGCCTCGCCAGGGCCCAGCGCAGCCTCGCCCACAAGGCGAAGGGCGACGGAGCCAACCGCAGGAAGGCCCGGACCAGGGTCGCGAAGATCCACGCGCGGATCACCGACCGCCGCCGGGACCACCTGCACAAACTGACCACCCGGCTCGTGCGTGAAAACCAAACGCTCGTGATCGAGGACCTGACCGTGCGCAACATGGTCAGGAACCGGAGACTCGCCCGCGCCATCAGCGACGCGGCCTGGGCGCAGTTCCGGAGCTTGCTGGAGTACAAGGCCGCCTGGTACGGGCGGGAAGTGATCGCGGTCGACCGCTTCTTCCCCTCCTCCAAACTGTGCTCCGCGTGCGGCGCCCTCGCTGAGAGGATGCCGCTCAGCGTCCGCGCCTGGACGTGCGACAACTGCGGAACGGCCCACGACCGGGACGTGAACGCGGCGAACAACCTTCTGGCCGCCGGGCTGGCGGTGACAGTCTGTGGAGCCGGTGTAAGACCTCAACGGAGCACTCCGGGCGGGCAGTCGGCGACGAAGCAGAAAACCCCACGGCGCGAGCCGTAG
- a CDS encoding helix-turn-helix transcriptional regulator, producing MTDAPLAPTDDPRRELAEFLRTRRTRLRPEDVGLEPGPRRRVAGLRREELALLAGVSSDYYQRMEQGRDVRPSEQVLDALARALGFSAEESRHLHSLAAAARTPARAARRYEPEEVPDTTQRLLRTMPSPALVVGRHLDVLAWSPLAGALLGEFTQLPLAERNLLSLLLHPEADQTCPERAATVAELTAMLRAQVAADPGNPRAVELVGELAVHSDEFATLWARHDVAETTRGRMRVNHPLVGELNLDWDAYPLPGTPGPMLIVYTAVEGGPDAERLQLLAGLHDPSQGHGVP from the coding sequence GTGACCGACGCCCCCCTCGCACCGACCGACGATCCCCGACGCGAACTCGCCGAATTCCTGCGCACCCGCCGGACCCGGCTGCGGCCGGAGGACGTCGGCCTCGAACCCGGCCCGAGGCGGCGTGTCGCCGGGCTGCGGCGTGAGGAGCTGGCCCTGCTGGCGGGGGTGAGTTCGGACTACTACCAGCGCATGGAGCAGGGACGCGACGTACGGCCCTCCGAACAGGTCCTGGACGCCCTCGCGCGCGCCCTCGGCTTCTCCGCCGAGGAGTCCCGGCACCTGCACAGCCTCGCCGCCGCCGCGCGGACACCGGCCCGCGCCGCACGCCGGTACGAACCGGAGGAAGTACCCGACACCACACAGCGGTTGCTGCGCACGATGCCCTCGCCCGCACTGGTCGTGGGCCGCCACCTGGACGTACTGGCCTGGAGCCCACTGGCCGGCGCCCTGCTGGGCGAGTTCACCCAACTCCCTTTGGCAGAACGGAACTTGCTGTCGCTCCTGCTGCACCCGGAGGCCGACCAGACCTGCCCGGAACGGGCCGCCACCGTCGCCGAGCTGACCGCGATGCTGCGCGCACAGGTCGCCGCCGATCCGGGGAATCCGCGCGCCGTGGAGCTGGTCGGCGAACTCGCCGTCCACAGCGACGAGTTCGCGACGCTGTGGGCCCGCCACGACGTGGCGGAGACGACGCGCGGCCGGATGCGCGTCAACCATCCCCTGGTCGGGGAGCTGAACCTGGACTGGGACGCCTACCCGCTGCCGGGCACTCCCGGCCCGATGCTGATCGTCTACACCGCCGTCGAGGGCGGCCCCGACGCCGAGCGGCTCCAACTGCTCGCCGGTCTGCACGATCCCTCGCAGGGGCACGGAGTCCCGTAG
- a CDS encoding NAD(P)-dependent alcohol dehydrogenase, translating into MKAAQITSYGAPDVLRISDVDRPAPGAGEVLVSVEASSVNGHDVIVRAGELKMVSGRRFPIGAGLDFAGVVVETGADVEGYRAGDRVWGMVHPRQRHTTAGAAEYVVVPADRIAPAPPGISPVDAASLVVAGATALIALRDSVHLAVGERVLVRGAAGGVGTAAVQLAHALGGHVTALARDRHARPLTDLGADEVLDHGSTTSDRIGPFDVIVDTVGSELHCYRSRLAKGGRMVTVGLSASALAAIAASSVHGSRRIRTFSANPDTALLRALADHVTSGALRPVVHSVYPLADIAAAHAAFERGGVVGKHVVAVSA; encoded by the coding sequence ATGAAGGCCGCCCAGATCACGAGTTACGGTGCACCGGACGTCCTGCGGATCAGCGATGTCGACCGCCCCGCTCCCGGTGCCGGCGAGGTCCTGGTGTCGGTCGAGGCGTCCAGCGTGAACGGACACGACGTGATCGTCCGCGCCGGGGAGCTGAAGATGGTGTCGGGGCGCCGCTTCCCGATCGGCGCGGGGCTGGACTTCGCGGGCGTCGTCGTCGAGACCGGCGCCGACGTCGAGGGCTACCGGGCCGGGGACCGGGTGTGGGGCATGGTGCATCCCCGGCAGCGGCACACCACCGCGGGGGCGGCCGAGTACGTCGTGGTCCCCGCGGACCGGATCGCGCCCGCCCCGCCCGGCATCTCACCGGTCGACGCGGCCTCCCTCGTCGTCGCGGGCGCCACGGCGCTGATCGCGCTGCGCGACAGCGTGCACCTCGCGGTCGGGGAACGGGTCCTCGTACGGGGCGCGGCCGGCGGTGTCGGCACAGCCGCCGTGCAACTGGCACACGCGCTGGGCGGCCACGTCACCGCGCTGGCCCGCGACCGCCACGCCCGACCGCTCACCGACCTCGGCGCCGACGAAGTCCTCGACCACGGCTCCACCACGTCGGACCGGATCGGACCGTTCGACGTCATCGTCGACACCGTAGGCTCGGAACTGCACTGCTACCGAAGCCGGTTGGCCAAGGGCGGCCGGATGGTCACCGTCGGCCTGTCCGCGTCGGCCCTGGCCGCGATCGCCGCGTCGAGCGTGCACGGCTCCCGCCGTATCCGCACCTTCAGCGCCAACCCGGACACCGCCCTACTGCGCGCCCTGGCCGACCACGTCACGTCGGGTGCGCTGCGCCCGGTGGTCCACAGCGTGTACCCGCTCGCGGACATCGCCGCCGCGCACGCGGCGTTCGAGCGCGGCGGCGTCGTGGGCAAGCACGTGGTCGCGGTGTCCGCGTAG
- a CDS encoding diacylglycerol/lipid kinase family protein, whose amino-acid sequence MHRDSGARVRPAQRWSARLALAAGLAAVVILLLFAGIRSIALLGAGLAGLAVSAASLWWALTLRGIGRLLAFTLAAVAPLAVLVLYAWAELLWVVLVSLGLWALGVSVGGAALSADREGSGDSGDGEPAGPPETRTAPPKHPFLIMNPRSGGGKVGKFHLKEKAEALDADVLLLDTAHQQDVVALAEKAVEDGADLLGVAGGDGTQALVAGVAARHGIPFMVISAGTRNHFALDLGLDRDDPSTCLDALADGVELRVDIGFIGERAFVNNASFGTYAAVVQSPAYRDDKVRTVLRTLPDLLTHRRGPRLAVQAADTAIDGPQAVLVSNNPYRMGDLAGLGRREVLDSGALGVLGVNVDNAAQAAELLAGRHAPGLTALTAQEVVIDADEPEIEAGVDGEALTLPTPVRCTIRPRALRVRVPRHRPGAPRTRAPMDWRRLRKLALS is encoded by the coding sequence ATGCACAGGGACTCCGGGGCGCGCGTTCGCCCCGCACAGCGTTGGTCCGCACGCCTTGCCCTCGCGGCAGGGCTCGCCGCGGTCGTGATCCTGCTCCTGTTCGCGGGAATCAGGAGCATCGCGCTCCTGGGCGCCGGGCTGGCCGGGTTGGCCGTATCGGCGGCGAGCCTGTGGTGGGCGCTGACCCTGCGTGGAATCGGCAGGCTGCTCGCCTTCACCCTGGCCGCCGTCGCCCCGCTCGCGGTGCTGGTGCTCTACGCATGGGCGGAGCTGCTGTGGGTCGTACTCGTCTCCCTCGGCCTGTGGGCCCTCGGGGTTTCCGTCGGCGGAGCGGCACTCAGCGCGGACAGGGAGGGCAGCGGGGACAGCGGGGACGGGGAGCCGGCAGGGCCCCCGGAGACGCGGACGGCTCCTCCCAAACACCCCTTCCTCATCATGAATCCACGGTCAGGCGGCGGAAAGGTGGGGAAGTTCCACCTCAAGGAGAAGGCCGAGGCGCTCGACGCCGACGTCCTCCTGCTGGACACGGCTCATCAGCAGGACGTGGTCGCGCTCGCCGAGAAGGCGGTCGAAGACGGCGCAGACCTCCTCGGAGTCGCCGGCGGTGACGGCACACAGGCCCTGGTGGCCGGCGTCGCCGCCCGGCACGGCATTCCCTTCATGGTGATCTCGGCCGGAACCCGCAACCACTTCGCCCTCGACCTCGGCCTGGACCGGGACGACCCGTCGACCTGCCTGGACGCGCTCGCCGACGGCGTCGAACTCCGCGTCGACATCGGTTTCATCGGTGAGCGGGCCTTTGTCAACAACGCCTCCTTCGGTACCTACGCGGCCGTGGTGCAGAGTCCCGCCTACCGCGACGACAAGGTCCGCACCGTCCTGCGGACGCTTCCCGACCTGCTGACCCACCGACGCGGCCCGCGGCTGGCCGTCCAGGCTGCGGACACGGCCATCGACGGGCCGCAGGCCGTGCTCGTCAGCAACAACCCCTACCGGATGGGCGACCTCGCCGGCCTCGGCCGCCGAGAGGTCCTGGACTCGGGCGCCCTCGGCGTCCTGGGCGTCAACGTCGACAACGCCGCGCAGGCGGCCGAGCTGCTCGCGGGGAGGCACGCGCCCGGTCTCACCGCTCTGACCGCCCAGGAGGTCGTCATCGACGCGGACGAGCCCGAGATCGAAGCCGGGGTCGACGGTGAGGCGCTGACCCTGCCGACACCCGTGCGGTGCACGATCCGACCCCGGGCCCTGCGCGTACGCGTACCGCGCCACCGCCCCGGCGCGCCCCGCACGAGGGCCCCGATGGACTGGCGGCGGCTCCGGAAGCTGGCACTGAGCTGA
- a CDS encoding SDR family oxidoreductase produces the protein MAVKVENRGTTSAQLLKGQKALVTGANSGIGLATAVALGRAGADVVVNYVVGEHEADNVVKEIESFGVRAYAHEADVSDEDQVTAMVARMVEEFGTIDIMVANAGLQRDAALTEMTLAQWQKVIDVNLTGQFLCAREAAKEFIRRGVVEEVSRSAGKIICMSSVHQIVPWAGHVNYASSKGGVGMLMQTLAQELAPKRIRVNAVAPGAIRTPINRDAWSTPEAEADLLRLIPYRRVGDPDDIANAVVAVASDLLDYVVGTTLYVDGGMTLFPGFATGG, from the coding sequence GTGGCAGTGAAAGTCGAGAACCGCGGGACGACGTCAGCGCAGCTTCTCAAGGGCCAGAAGGCGCTGGTCACCGGTGCCAACTCGGGGATCGGCCTGGCGACCGCCGTCGCCCTGGGCCGGGCCGGGGCGGACGTCGTGGTGAACTACGTCGTCGGTGAGCACGAGGCGGACAACGTCGTGAAGGAGATCGAGAGCTTCGGCGTCCGCGCCTACGCCCACGAGGCCGATGTGTCCGACGAGGACCAGGTGACCGCCATGGTCGCGCGGATGGTCGAGGAGTTCGGCACCATCGACATCATGGTGGCCAACGCGGGCCTCCAGCGGGACGCGGCCCTGACGGAGATGACGCTCGCCCAGTGGCAGAAGGTCATCGACGTCAACCTGACCGGCCAGTTCCTGTGCGCGCGGGAGGCCGCCAAGGAGTTCATCCGGCGCGGTGTGGTGGAGGAGGTCTCCCGTTCGGCGGGAAAGATCATCTGCATGAGCTCGGTCCACCAGATCGTCCCGTGGGCGGGGCACGTGAACTACGCCTCCTCCAAGGGCGGTGTGGGCATGCTGATGCAGACCCTCGCCCAGGAGCTGGCCCCGAAGCGGATCAGGGTCAACGCGGTGGCGCCCGGCGCCATCCGCACGCCGATCAACCGCGACGCCTGGTCCACCCCCGAGGCCGAGGCCGACCTGCTGCGCCTGATCCCGTACCGCCGCGTGGGCGACCCGGACGACATCGCCAACGCCGTCGTCGCCGTGGCGTCCGACCTGCTCGACTACGTCGTCGGCACCACCCTCTACGTCGACGGCGGCATGACGCTCTTCCCCGGCTTCGCCACCGGAGGCTGA
- a CDS encoding NAD(P)/FAD-dependent oxidoreductase, whose amino-acid sequence MQDHVTPRRVVILGGGFAGLFAARALRKSPVAVTVVDRRAHHLFQPLLYQCASGILSEGQIAQPLRAVLRRHHNVRCVLAEATDVDAGARLVHARRPDGAALALPYDDLIVAVGMRQSYFGHDEFAAHAPGMKTLDDALDIRRRIYRAFEMAETAADERERRQWLTFALVGGGPTGVELAGQIREIAGHTLDREFQRIDSAKARVLLFEGSDAVLGAFGPRLAHRAARTLQDLGVELHLGTMVTDLDAHGLTVRDHDGATTRFDARTVLWTAGVEAPPIAAALARATGAEQDRAGRILVEPDLTVPGHPEIRVTGDVMSLNRLPGLAEVAMQSGAYAGRSVRHVVEGRTKKPKPFRYVDLGSAAYISRGRAVVKAGPLHLSGFTGWLAWLFIHLAFLTGFRSRLGAVLSWSVAFATGSRRERAFTMPDADAPTAQAPPSP is encoded by the coding sequence ATGCAGGATCACGTCACGCCCCGCCGGGTGGTGATCCTCGGCGGAGGGTTCGCGGGGCTGTTCGCCGCCCGTGCCCTGCGGAAGTCACCGGTCGCGGTGACCGTGGTCGACCGCCGCGCCCACCACCTCTTCCAACCGCTGCTGTACCAGTGCGCCTCCGGGATCCTGTCCGAGGGGCAGATCGCGCAACCGCTTCGCGCGGTCCTGCGGCGCCACCACAACGTGCGCTGCGTGCTGGCCGAAGCCACCGACGTGGACGCGGGCGCCCGGCTGGTCCACGCCCGGCGGCCCGACGGCGCAGCCCTCGCGCTGCCGTACGACGATCTGATCGTCGCGGTGGGCATGCGCCAGTCCTACTTCGGGCACGACGAGTTCGCCGCGCACGCCCCCGGCATGAAGACCCTGGACGACGCGCTGGACATCCGCCGACGGATCTACCGGGCGTTCGAGATGGCCGAGACGGCCGCGGACGAACGGGAGCGGCGGCAGTGGCTCACCTTCGCACTCGTCGGCGGTGGGCCGACCGGTGTCGAACTCGCGGGACAGATCCGGGAGATCGCCGGCCACACGCTCGACCGGGAGTTTCAGCGGATCGATTCCGCCAAGGCCCGGGTGCTGCTCTTCGAGGGGTCCGACGCGGTGCTGGGCGCGTTCGGCCCGCGACTGGCCCACCGCGCGGCCCGGACCCTGCAGGATCTCGGAGTGGAACTCCACCTGGGCACGATGGTCACCGACCTCGACGCGCACGGCCTGACCGTACGAGACCATGACGGCGCGACGACCCGCTTCGACGCGCGCACCGTGCTGTGGACGGCGGGCGTCGAGGCGCCGCCGATCGCCGCCGCGCTGGCCCGGGCGACCGGCGCCGAACAGGACCGGGCCGGACGCATCCTCGTCGAACCCGACCTCACCGTCCCCGGCCATCCGGAGATCCGCGTCACGGGTGACGTGATGAGTCTGAACCGGCTGCCGGGACTGGCCGAGGTCGCCATGCAGTCGGGCGCGTACGCCGGCCGGAGTGTGCGCCACGTCGTCGAGGGCAGGACGAAGAAGCCGAAGCCCTTCAGATACGTGGATCTCGGCAGCGCCGCCTACATCTCCCGCGGCCGGGCCGTCGTCAAGGCCGGTCCGCTGCATCTGTCGGGCTTCACCGGCTGGCTCGCCTGGCTCTTCATCCACCTGGCCTTCCTCACCGGCTTCCGCAGCAGGCTGGGAGCGGTGCTCAGCTGGTCCGTCGCCTTCGCCACGGGCTCGCGCCGCGAGCGCGCCTTCACCATGCCCGACGCCGACGCGCCGACGGCCCAGGCACCCCCGTCGCCCTGA
- a CDS encoding cytochrome ubiquinol oxidase subunit I: MLSTAVLVANSTPAQLLPARELMAFTLASHILLVPFGVALPFITLLMHHRALRRNDPVALTLARRWSAVMAVQFAIGVVTGTVLSFEFGLLWPGMMGRWGDVFGLGFGIEAWAFFLEAVLIAIYLYGWRRLKPWTHFWLAVPLPLAALMGAFGIIAANSWMNTPQGFSLDAQGKPIHVDVRQAIFTPMFGPEYWHFVVAMLLTAGYVVAGVYAVGWLRGRRDRYHRLGFTVPFTVAAVLTPVQFMLGDSAARAVFHKQPIKFAATEIVWKTDTHVPEYMFGRLHPDGTISGGLKIPQLDSILAGFSPDTKVTGLSSVAASDRPTATQATIAHWAFDIMVTVGSLLILLALWYAWSWWRHRDNPRGRWFYRCAALAGAACLVTVECGWITTEVGRQPWIVYQHMRVSEAVTDTRAGSLWAMLGIVVVVYVTVFGAFLAVVLKMRTRWRIADEGTAAARAELPPETDTPYGPRSEPEPAAAQAAPGGGSDHTPGGAS; encoded by the coding sequence ATGCTCAGCACCGCCGTCCTTGTGGCGAACAGCACCCCGGCCCAACTCCTGCCGGCCCGAGAGCTGATGGCCTTCACCCTGGCCTCGCACATCCTGCTGGTTCCGTTCGGTGTGGCACTGCCGTTCATCACTCTGCTGATGCACCACCGGGCGCTGCGTCGCAATGACCCGGTCGCCCTCACACTCGCCCGGCGCTGGTCGGCGGTGATGGCCGTGCAGTTCGCCATCGGCGTCGTCACCGGCACCGTGCTGTCCTTCGAGTTCGGCCTGCTGTGGCCCGGCATGATGGGCCGCTGGGGAGACGTCTTCGGCCTCGGGTTCGGCATCGAGGCGTGGGCGTTCTTCCTGGAGGCCGTCCTGATCGCGATCTACCTCTACGGCTGGCGCCGGCTCAAGCCCTGGACCCACTTCTGGCTCGCCGTACCGCTGCCGCTGGCCGCCCTGATGGGGGCGTTCGGCATCATCGCGGCCAACTCCTGGATGAACACCCCCCAGGGGTTCAGCCTCGACGCCCAGGGCAAGCCGATCCACGTCGACGTGCGACAGGCGATCTTCACCCCGATGTTCGGCCCGGAGTACTGGCACTTCGTGGTCGCGATGCTCCTGACCGCCGGGTACGTGGTCGCCGGCGTGTACGCGGTCGGCTGGCTGCGCGGCCGCCGCGACCGCTACCACCGGCTCGGCTTCACCGTGCCGTTCACGGTCGCCGCGGTCCTCACGCCGGTCCAGTTCATGCTCGGCGACTCCGCCGCGCGCGCCGTCTTCCACAAGCAGCCGATCAAGTTCGCCGCCACGGAGATCGTCTGGAAGACCGACACCCACGTACCGGAGTACATGTTCGGGCGGCTGCATCCCGACGGGACGATCTCCGGCGGCCTCAAGATCCCCCAACTGGACTCGATCCTCGCCGGATTCAGCCCCGACACCAAGGTGACGGGCCTGTCGTCGGTCGCCGCGAGCGACCGCCCGACGGCGACTCAGGCCACCATCGCCCACTGGGCCTTCGACATCATGGTCACCGTCGGCAGCCTGTTGATCCTGCTCGCGCTCTGGTACGCCTGGTCCTGGTGGCGACACCGGGACAACCCGCGCGGCCGCTGGTTCTACCGCTGCGCCGCGCTCGCGGGAGCCGCCTGCCTGGTCACCGTGGAGTGCGGCTGGATCACCACGGAGGTCGGCCGCCAGCCCTGGATCGTCTACCAGCACATGCGGGTCTCGGAGGCGGTGACCGACACGCGCGCCGGATCGCTGTGGGCGATGCTCGGCATCGTCGTCGTCGTGTACGTGACCGTCTTCGGCGCGTTCCTCGCGGTCGTCCTGAAGATGCGCACCCGCTGGCGCATCGCCGACGAGGGCACGGCCGCCGCGCGCGCCGAACTCCCCCCGGAGACCGACACCCCGTACGGGCCCAGAAGCGAGCCCGAGCCCGCGGCCGCCCAGGCCGCGCCCGGCGGCGGGTCCGACCACACCCCTGGCGGTGCGTCGTGA